From the genome of Plectropomus leopardus isolate mb chromosome 13, YSFRI_Pleo_2.0, whole genome shotgun sequence, one region includes:
- the LOC121953100 gene encoding uncharacterized protein C11orf87 homolog has translation MTTRTSEASGLPVPLHRCHGHFQANNGTCAEQLSFFPPFSSTLALLVLVAVLVGIILVSLATFHFHKRKLRNRKIQRAQEEYERDSRSPARGAGTSGEPARPCIIVRPVRCEEKLSCQSAESGGDATEGKQVLHETVPLDC, from the coding sequence ATGACAACCAGAACCTCAGAGGCCTCGGGACTGCCGGTGCCGCTGCACCGCTGTCACGGGCATTTCCAGGCCAATAACGGCACCTGCGCGGAGCAGCTCAGCTTTTTTCCACCGTTCTCCTCCACCCTCGCGCTCCTCGTGCTGGTGGCCGTGCTCGTGGGGATCATCCTCGTTTCCCTGGCAACGTTCCACTTCCACAAGAGGAAGCTCCGGAATAGGAAGATCCAGCGCGCGCAGGAGGAATACGAGCGCGACAGTCGCAGCCCCGCGCGCGGTGCCGGAACGAGCGGGGAGCCCGCGAGGCCGTGCATCATCGTCCGACCTGTGAGATGTGAGGAGAAGCTCTCGTGCCAGAGCGCGGAGAGCGGCGGGGACGCCACGGAGGGCAAACAGGTGCTGCACGAGACAGTTCCTCTTGACTGTTAA